One Seleniivibrio woodruffii DNA window includes the following coding sequences:
- the vapC gene encoding type II toxin-antitoxin system VapC family toxin, translated as MKILVDTSVWSLALRKKPESGSDIETVAKLSELIRDSRAVIIGAIRQEILSGISSKERFELLKTKIRAFEDLPLTTDIYELAAEFSNTCRSNGIQGSHTDFLICAAAAGHNVPIYTLDNDFEHYRKYIDIKLY; from the coding sequence ATGAAAATCCTTGTGGACACATCAGTCTGGTCACTTGCCCTACGCAAAAAACCGGAATCCGGTTCTGATATCGAAACAGTCGCTAAACTCTCCGAACTCATCAGAGATTCCAGAGCCGTTATCATCGGTGCTATCCGGCAGGAAATACTATCAGGAATCTCCTCAAAAGAGAGGTTTGAACTTCTTAAAACTAAAATCAGAGCTTTTGAAGACCTGCCTCTGACCACTGACATTTACGAACTGGCCGCAGAATTTTCAAACACATGCCGTTCAAACGGAATTCAGGGCTCCCACACTGATTTTCTGATATGTGCGGCAGCCGCAGGACACAATGTCCCCATATATACGCTCGATAATGATTTTGAACATTACAGAAAATATATTGATATAAAACTGTATTAG
- a CDS encoding ABC transporter ATP-binding protein encodes MPETLVEFKKVNKKYGHIHALRDVSVSLNKGEFVSVFGPNGAGKSTFLKLLCTMTAPTSGQILYEGTPLNKLEDSFRSRFGVISHQPFLYSELTAMENLRFYAKMYGVQNIDERIKVLLDKVELYKRRNDRVRGYSRGMLQRLSITRALLHDPEIVILDEPYTGLDTHASDILTRILVELFDEHKTIMMVTHNMKQGYDAASRLAIIKGGQLVFNEEKANIGINEFEERYIEAVSR; translated from the coding sequence ATGCCTGAAACTCTGGTAGAGTTTAAAAAAGTAAATAAAAAATACGGACACATCCACGCTCTGCGGGATGTGTCCGTTTCCCTTAATAAGGGTGAGTTTGTCAGCGTTTTCGGCCCTAACGGTGCGGGCAAATCCACCTTTCTTAAACTTCTCTGCACTATGACCGCCCCCACAAGCGGCCAGATACTCTATGAAGGAACTCCGCTGAACAAACTGGAAGACAGCTTCCGCAGCCGTTTCGGAGTCATCTCCCATCAGCCATTTCTTTACAGCGAACTTACTGCGATGGAAAACCTGCGCTTTTATGCAAAGATGTACGGAGTGCAGAACATCGATGAACGAATAAAGGTTCTTCTGGACAAGGTCGAGCTTTATAAACGCCGCAACGACAGAGTGCGGGGCTATTCCAGAGGGATGCTCCAGAGGCTGTCCATCACAAGGGCGCTTCTGCACGACCCTGAAATCGTTATCCTTGACGAGCCCTACACAGGGCTTGATACCCACGCATCGGACATCCTGACACGTATCCTTGTGGAGCTTTTCGATGAGCACAAGACCATCATGATGGTCACCCACAACATGAAACAGGGCTACGATGCCGCATCCAGACTGGCGATAATCAAAGGCGGCCAGCTGGTTTTTAACGAAGAAAAAGCAAATATAGGAATAAATGAGTTCGAGGAAAGATATATCGAGGCGGTGAGCAGATGA
- a CDS encoding DUF4384 domain-containing protein: MKTILIALLLLISAGAFAAEPPITVESEGTSVMGDADTIKETYTRALNDAQRNALETATGIFIKTRSLVLNSQLAEDLIYTAVKGRIIKYDILSKGFAAGTDREYVVKIKAVVEPYHPERTGGFSVDLALSKSELKAGDIISMSYKVTEDAYVYLFSIAADGSVTLLLPNSVQRNNFAEKGKTYVYPDKDSKIVLTAQLLPGFKGKFAEERVKIIASKRKDDLLTLGFQEGMFITYDASSTGMMNDLVRRLNRLDPSEWTDSTVTYKISN; this comes from the coding sequence ATGAAGACGATACTGATAGCCCTTCTGCTTCTTATTTCTGCGGGCGCTTTTGCCGCAGAGCCCCCCATCACGGTGGAGTCGGAGGGTACATCCGTTATGGGTGATGCCGATACTATAAAGGAGACGTACACCCGTGCGCTGAACGATGCACAGAGGAACGCTCTGGAGACGGCAACGGGGATTTTCATAAAGACAAGAAGTCTGGTGCTTAACAGCCAGCTGGCGGAAGACCTGATATACACTGCGGTCAAGGGCAGGATAATAAAATACGACATTCTCTCGAAAGGGTTTGCCGCCGGAACGGACAGGGAATACGTGGTTAAGATAAAAGCGGTGGTGGAGCCGTATCATCCGGAGAGAACAGGCGGTTTCAGCGTCGATCTGGCTCTGTCTAAAAGCGAGCTGAAAGCGGGCGACATAATCTCCATGAGCTATAAAGTGACGGAGGACGCCTACGTCTATCTGTTCTCAATAGCCGCCGACGGTTCGGTTACACTGCTTCTGCCCAACAGCGTTCAGCGGAACAATTTTGCAGAAAAGGGAAAGACCTACGTTTATCCCGACAAGGATTCTAAAATAGTTCTGACTGCACAGCTTCTGCCGGGCTTCAAGGGGAAGTTCGCCGAGGAGCGGGTGAAGATAATTGCATCCAAAAGGAAGGACGATCTGCTTACGCTTGGCTTTCAGGAAGGGATGTTCATAACCTATGACGCATCTTCAACGGGGATGATGAACGATCTTGTCCGCAGGCTTAACAGGCTTGACCCGTCGGAATGGACGGACAGTACCGTTACATATAAGATCAGTAATTGA
- the ccsA gene encoding cytochrome c biogenesis protein CcsA: MKLQKILDLAAIVLIIAALYMAFMFAPLEKVMGPVQKIFYFHVASAWIAFFAFFVTFVFSILFLVKQNYLFDDIAESSAEMGIIFCTIVLITGPIWARPIWGVWWTWDPRLTTTTILWFIYAGYIMLRKFIEEPDKRAKFAAAIGIIGFIDVPIVFFSIRWWRTIHPNVVQKGGGGLHPDMLKTMLFALLAFSVLYAAMMLKRVRIASLTRRVDALGDNNG; encoded by the coding sequence ATGAAGTTACAGAAAATTCTGGACCTTGCCGCCATTGTGCTTATCATTGCGGCACTTTACATGGCATTCATGTTTGCTCCGCTGGAGAAGGTCATGGGTCCCGTGCAGAAAATATTCTATTTCCACGTGGCTTCCGCATGGATCGCATTTTTTGCGTTCTTCGTTACGTTCGTTTTCAGCATCCTGTTTCTGGTGAAACAGAACTATCTGTTTGACGACATAGCGGAAAGCTCTGCGGAGATGGGCATCATCTTCTGTACGATAGTGCTCATCACAGGGCCTATCTGGGCAAGACCCATCTGGGGCGTGTGGTGGACATGGGATCCCCGTCTGACCACAACCACGATCCTGTGGTTCATCTATGCGGGCTACATCATGCTGCGCAAATTCATCGAAGAACCCGACAAAAGGGCGAAGTTTGCGGCGGCCATAGGTATCATCGGTTTCATAGACGTGCCGATAGTTTTCTTCTCTATCCGCTGGTGGAGAACAATCCACCCCAACGTGGTTCAGAAGGGCGGCGGCGGTCTGCATCCGGACATGCTTAAAACAATGCTTTTCGCACTGTTGGCATTTTCCGTTCTTTATGCAGCTATGATGCTTAAGAGGGTGCGCATTGCGTCCCTGACCAGAAGAGTTGATGCTTTAGGAGATAACAATGGGTAA
- a CDS encoding MFS transporter — MKNGKEFLILMFATVMTISSLYAPQPVQPIIAEEFGLSMSAASLLTTATMAPLAIAPVFYGYILESVSAGRVLIYSLAFLCVCQFLFFFSNTFALLVAARFLQGCAIPAVLTGIMTYISDTSEKSDVQKNIALYIAATIFGGFAGRFFSGMIAHYAGWRTMFVILGVSLAVAVYLIRSLPDNKATLTKMDPQAAKEILSQRLFLMVYIMVFFMFFMFAAILNFVPFRLRQLDPNAGEMVIGIMYTGYVMGVLVSVNIMKIIRLLGSELRTVFAGLTMFVVSLLLFISSDTKLMFLGMFLFCASMFMSHTAAAGYVNKIAEKHKGVTNGLYVAFYYSGGAIGSVLPGLVYQNFGWNTFLLMLGVVMSSAILTGRLVLRSYMIK, encoded by the coding sequence ATGAAGAACGGAAAAGAGTTTCTGATTCTGATGTTCGCAACAGTGATGACCATTTCGTCACTGTATGCGCCGCAGCCCGTTCAGCCGATCATAGCCGAGGAGTTCGGACTCTCAATGTCCGCCGCATCTCTGCTGACCACAGCAACCATGGCTCCTCTTGCCATAGCTCCTGTGTTCTACGGTTACATACTTGAGTCCGTGTCCGCAGGAAGAGTTCTGATATACTCACTGGCGTTCCTGTGCGTCTGCCAGTTCCTTTTCTTCTTTTCGAATACTTTCGCACTGCTGGTTGCAGCCCGCTTTCTTCAGGGCTGTGCCATTCCCGCCGTGCTGACAGGCATCATGACCTACATCTCGGATACCTCCGAAAAGAGCGACGTTCAGAAAAATATTGCTTTATACATCGCCGCCACCATCTTCGGTGGGTTCGCAGGACGCTTTTTCTCCGGAATGATAGCCCACTACGCCGGATGGCGCACAATGTTCGTCATTCTGGGGGTCAGCCTTGCTGTTGCGGTGTACCTCATCCGCTCACTGCCGGACAACAAGGCCACACTTACAAAGATGGATCCGCAGGCCGCAAAGGAGATACTCTCCCAAAGGCTCTTCCTGATGGTATACATCATGGTTTTTTTCATGTTCTTCATGTTCGCCGCAATCCTTAACTTCGTGCCGTTCCGCCTGCGCCAGCTTGATCCCAACGCAGGGGAGATGGTCATTGGCATAATGTACACAGGATATGTTATGGGTGTTCTGGTTTCGGTGAATATAATGAAAATAATCCGCCTCCTCGGCTCGGAGTTGAGGACGGTTTTTGCCGGACTGACAATGTTCGTTGTGTCGCTTCTGCTTTTCATCTCGTCCGACACAAAGCTGATGTTCCTCGGCATGTTCCTTTTCTGCGCCAGCATGTTCATGTCCCACACAGCAGCTGCGGGATATGTCAACAAGATAGCCGAGAAACATAAAGGCGTCACAAACGGACTGTACGTTGCGTTTTACTATTCAGGCGGGGCTATAGGCTCCGTTCTCCCCGGTCTGGTATATCAGAATTTCGGCTGGAACACTTTTCTGCTGATGCTGGGCGTGGTGATGTCCTCTGCAATACTGACCGGACGTCTGGTTCTCAGAAGCTATATGATAAAGTAA
- a CDS encoding heme lyase CcmF/NrfE family subunit — MGQLGNLFQILGLVSGFAAFGMYVYAMQTQNKSTAKTADMIMIGQLVAFSLASCVLIYALATGYFKMEYVAQYTDLKLPFIYKISGWWAGQAGSLLFWGWLVAVFAVIEIFRTRNYDTKYRSTVLAVSALTSTFFLILTIFVTNPFKELDFFPADGMGMNPLLQNPGMLYHPPTLFLGYVGYTITVGHAFAALFNRDSSSNWFVDTRKWTIITWVFLTIGIVLGGEWAYVELGWGGYWAWDPVENASLLPWLTSTALLHSGMVFERRNKLKIWTHMLALISFQLCLFGTFITRSGVLDSVHSFAKSSLGYFFLAFIVITSAVFLYYLFKMIDELKDKDEHQFSFLSRDGMFFLANWFFLGLTIVIGIGTMMPIISGLILPDKITVGIPYFNKVSAPFFVLILLASGIAPLLGHGKAETKDLVKKFAPSVLAMIAAVAALVVTGHTQPLPILLTGFTTFSLVAILVSVITNVKKGGVKVLVNNRRYYGGLIIHLGVVMMAYGIIASSFYNDKKDVTVAPGESFEFSGYTLKVGELAAEERANYVGVYAPVTVFKNGKELMTLAPERRFYEKNEQAFAEVAISSKLHGDLYLILASYSKTENFVGIQAVFQPFIAWVWIGCIVMVIGGLYGATGGKKKNA, encoded by the coding sequence ATGGGACAGTTAGGTAATTTATTCCAGATTCTGGGTCTCGTATCAGGCTTTGCCGCTTTCGGCATGTATGTCTATGCGATGCAGACTCAAAACAAGTCCACTGCCAAAACAGCGGACATGATCATGATAGGTCAGCTGGTTGCTTTTTCTCTTGCATCCTGCGTGCTTATCTACGCTCTTGCGACAGGCTACTTCAAAATGGAGTACGTCGCACAGTATACCGACCTCAAACTTCCGTTTATCTATAAAATAAGCGGCTGGTGGGCAGGACAGGCAGGCTCGCTCCTCTTCTGGGGATGGCTTGTGGCTGTTTTTGCGGTTATCGAGATCTTCCGCACCAGAAACTACGACACAAAATACAGGTCTACGGTTCTTGCGGTATCCGCACTCACATCAACCTTTTTCCTGATACTTACAATTTTTGTAACAAACCCTTTCAAAGAGCTGGATTTCTTCCCCGCAGACGGAATGGGAATGAACCCCCTTCTGCAGAACCCCGGCATGCTGTATCACCCGCCCACCCTTTTCCTGGGCTATGTGGGTTATACCATCACAGTGGGTCATGCTTTTGCGGCACTTTTCAACAGAGATTCATCATCAAACTGGTTTGTTGATACACGCAAATGGACCATCATCACATGGGTATTCCTTACCATCGGTATCGTTCTCGGCGGCGAGTGGGCATATGTTGAACTCGGCTGGGGCGGATACTGGGCATGGGACCCTGTGGAGAACGCATCTCTGCTTCCCTGGCTTACATCAACTGCTCTGCTTCACTCCGGTATGGTGTTTGAGAGAAGAAACAAGCTTAAGATATGGACGCACATGCTTGCGCTCATTTCTTTCCAGCTCTGCCTCTTCGGAACTTTCATCACCAGAAGCGGTGTTCTTGATTCGGTTCACTCCTTTGCAAAATCATCGCTTGGATACTTCTTCCTTGCGTTCATAGTGATAACTTCGGCTGTCTTCCTGTACTACCTGTTCAAGATGATAGACGAGCTGAAAGACAAGGACGAGCACCAGTTCAGCTTCCTTTCGAGGGACGGAATGTTCTTCCTTGCGAACTGGTTCTTCCTCGGACTCACAATAGTTATCGGTATCGGAACCATGATGCCCATCATTTCAGGCCTCATTCTTCCCGATAAGATCACTGTGGGAATCCCCTACTTCAACAAGGTTTCAGCTCCCTTCTTCGTGCTTATCCTGCTGGCAAGCGGCATTGCGCCCCTGCTCGGCCACGGAAAGGCCGAAACGAAAGACCTTGTTAAAAAATTCGCACCCTCCGTTCTCGCTATGATAGCGGCGGTTGCTGCTCTTGTTGTCACAGGCCACACTCAGCCCCTGCCCATTCTGCTGACCGGTTTCACAACCTTCTCGCTTGTTGCGATCCTCGTTTCGGTTATAACAAACGTTAAGAAGGGCGGCGTTAAGGTTCTTGTTAACAACAGAAGATACTACGGCGGTCTTATAATCCACCTTGGCGTGGTTATGATGGCCTACGGTATCATCGCTTCATCCTTCTACAACGATAAAAAAGACGTCACCGTTGCTCCCGGCGAAAGCTTTGAGTTCAGCGGATACACTCTGAAAGTGGGCGAGCTTGCCGCAGAAGAGAGAGCTAACTATGTGGGCGTATACGCTCCCGTGACAGTTTTCAAAAACGGCAAAGAGCTTATGACGCTTGCTCCCGAAAGACGTTTCTATGAGAAGAACGAGCAGGCTTTCGCTGAAGTTGCCATCAGCTCCAAGCTCCATGGCGACCTTTACCTGATTCTTGCCAGCTACTCGAAGACCGAAAACTTTGTGGGAATACAGGCCGTGTTCCAGCCCTTCATAGCATGGGTGTGGATAGGCTGTATCGTAATGGTTATCGGCGGACTGTACGGTGCGACAGGCGGGAAAAAGAAGAATGCCTGA
- a CDS encoding cytochrome c maturation protein CcmE, translated as MKKSYKFILAGVVFACVIGWLLMSSFSQDSVYYLEVHEITKNPDKYNQKGMRVTGNVVKGTITQDYKKQYLLFTIQDIQGEPDTIQVEYNGIIPDTFKEDIHVIVEGKYDKEKKLFNAETVLTKCPSKYEAELEQKAS; from the coding sequence ATGAAAAAGTCGTACAAATTTATTTTAGCAGGCGTTGTGTTTGCCTGCGTAATAGGTTGGCTGCTTATGTCGAGCTTCTCGCAGGACAGCGTCTATTATCTGGAAGTGCACGAGATAACCAAGAACCCCGACAAGTACAACCAGAAAGGAATGAGAGTTACAGGCAACGTTGTGAAAGGTACCATCACTCAGGATTATAAAAAACAGTATCTTCTTTTCACAATTCAGGATATACAGGGTGAACCTGACACCATTCAGGTTGAATATAACGGAATAATCCCCGATACATTCAAAGAGGACATACACGTCATCGTTGAAGGCAAATACGACAAAGAAAAGAAATTGTTCAACGCTGAAACTGTTTTGACAAAATGTCCGTCAAAATATGAAGCGGAACTTGAACAAAAAGCAAGCTAG
- a CDS encoding cytochrome c biogenesis CcdA family protein — translation MDNVSFFTAFIAGVLSFLSPCVLPLLPGYLSFMSGESIETLTSGDKKSAKFKVFLGAVFFGLGFMLVFVLLGAGATKIGMFLKEYKLIIGRVAGVVIIVLGLHMLGVLRINKLMMHKKWNYSSKSGTPFFVNAFLLGVAFVFGWTPCIGPILAGILSLAAAKETVSSGILMLAVFGFGLWIPFLLSALAVGFVFSTVRKASRVVMIVEKVSGVLLIIIGLLMATDSMNTLSVYLLKVFPFLLELNY, via the coding sequence ATGGACAATGTTTCTTTTTTCACGGCGTTCATCGCCGGTGTACTTTCTTTTTTATCACCATGCGTTTTGCCGCTTCTGCCCGGCTATCTTTCCTTTATGTCGGGTGAATCCATCGAAACCCTTACATCCGGCGACAAAAAATCGGCAAAGTTTAAAGTATTTCTCGGAGCGGTCTTTTTCGGACTTGGGTTCATGCTGGTGTTCGTTCTTCTGGGTGCCGGCGCAACCAAGATAGGTATGTTTCTTAAAGAATATAAGCTCATAATCGGCAGGGTTGCCGGAGTGGTCATCATTGTCCTCGGTCTGCACATGCTCGGAGTTCTTCGCATAAATAAGCTGATGATGCATAAAAAATGGAACTACAGTTCAAAAAGCGGCACTCCCTTCTTTGTGAACGCCTTTCTTCTGGGTGTGGCGTTCGTTTTCGGCTGGACACCCTGCATAGGCCCCATTCTGGCGGGCATCCTGTCTCTGGCGGCGGCAAAAGAGACCGTTTCCAGCGGGATACTCATGCTTGCGGTTTTCGGCTTTGGTCTGTGGATCCCTTTTCTGCTCTCCGCACTGGCGGTCGGCTTTGTGTTCTCAACAGTGCGCAAGGCGAGCAGAGTTGTCATGATAGTTGAAAAGGTCTCGGGCGTTCTGCTGATAATCATCGGTCTGCTCATGGCCACCGACAGCATGAACACCCTCAGCGTTTATCTTTTAAAGGTCTTCCCCTTCCTGCTGGAACTCAATTACTGA
- a CDS encoding heme exporter protein CcmB → MRYLNTISAILRKDILHELKSREIVVSMLLFSVLTVVVFSFIFEPGSQFKNEVVGGILWMSFVFAGILGLNKSMMSEITGGNFSALLLAPVDRSAIFFGKAVSNFLFILLVEIFTLPLFMVLYNVNVFANGPMPVVIFLLGTYGFAILGTLFSIISVNTRTREVMLPLLLLPIIVPIILSSVQALNIYILGHDPADAGKWLKLLVAFDAIFTVVVFAVFDFIVED, encoded by the coding sequence ATGAGATACCTGAATACCATTTCGGCCATCCTCCGCAAAGATATCCTCCACGAACTTAAATCCAGAGAAATAGTCGTTTCCATGCTCCTGTTCTCCGTGCTCACTGTTGTGGTTTTCAGCTTCATCTTTGAGCCTGGCTCACAGTTTAAAAACGAGGTCGTGGGCGGAATCCTCTGGATGTCGTTTGTTTTCGCCGGAATACTGGGGCTTAACAAGTCCATGATGAGCGAGATCACAGGCGGGAACTTCTCCGCTCTGCTTCTTGCCCCTGTGGACAGAAGCGCAATATTCTTCGGCAAGGCCGTCAGCAACTTTCTTTTTATCCTGCTGGTGGAAATTTTCACCCTCCCGCTGTTCATGGTGCTTTACAACGTAAACGTTTTCGCAAACGGCCCTATGCCGGTAGTTATCTTTCTGCTGGGCACATACGGCTTCGCCATCCTTGGCACACTGTTTTCCATAATCTCCGTAAACACCAGAACAAGGGAAGTAATGCTCCCGCTTCTGCTTCTGCCTATAATCGTTCCCATAATCCTGTCGTCCGTTCAGGCTCTGAATATCTACATTCTCGGCCACGATCCTGCGGATGCCGGAAAATGGCTGAAGCTTCTCGTTGCTTTTGATGCTATATTTACGGTGGTGGTATTCGCCGTGTTCGATTTCATAGTAGAGGACTGA
- a CDS encoding NADH:flavin oxidoreductase/NADH oxidase translates to MSELFKPVTLNGVTLRNRVVVPPMCQYSASEGLANDWHLTHYGSIAAGGAGAVIIEATAVSPEGRISPYDLGLWNDTQADKLARIFSFIESQGAVPAIQIAHAGRKACTDKPWLGGKPLNDWTNFLAPSPIPFDENCQIPKSMTIQQIHDMTEKFAESAMRAVRAGAQIVELHAAHGYLLSEFISPLSNRREDEYGGTPENRARFLIETVKAVQSAVGSEIPLSVRISATDWLEDGFKPEDAVDLANMLKPLGVALIDVSTSGVVLAKIPAGPGFQVPFAEKIKKETGMTVSAVGLITKAQDAENIVAEGRADIVMIGRGHLANHQWTIHAARELGAEAPIPPQYQRAYR, encoded by the coding sequence ATGTCTGAACTTTTTAAACCTGTCACTCTTAACGGAGTCACCCTCAGAAACCGTGTTGTTGTTCCGCCCATGTGCCAGTACAGCGCAAGCGAAGGGTTGGCAAACGACTGGCATCTAACCCATTACGGTTCCATAGCCGCAGGGGGCGCAGGAGCGGTCATAATCGAGGCGACGGCCGTCTCTCCCGAAGGGCGCATCAGCCCCTATGATCTGGGTCTCTGGAACGACACTCAGGCGGACAAACTGGCTCGCATCTTCTCTTTCATAGAGTCTCAGGGTGCGGTTCCCGCAATTCAGATAGCCCACGCAGGCAGAAAAGCCTGTACAGATAAACCCTGGCTCGGCGGCAAACCTCTGAATGACTGGACAAACTTCCTCGCCCCAAGCCCTATCCCCTTTGACGAAAACTGCCAGATACCGAAATCCATGACCATCCAGCAGATACACGACATGACCGAAAAATTCGCAGAATCAGCCATGAGGGCTGTGCGTGCGGGAGCGCAGATAGTCGAGCTTCATGCCGCCCACGGATACCTGTTGAGCGAATTCATATCGCCCCTGTCAAACAGGCGTGAGGACGAATACGGCGGAACACCCGAGAACAGGGCAAGGTTCCTTATTGAGACAGTTAAAGCCGTTCAGTCTGCCGTCGGCTCCGAAATACCTCTTTCGGTGCGTATAAGCGCAACGGACTGGCTTGAGGACGGGTTTAAACCCGAAGACGCAGTGGATCTTGCAAACATGCTGAAACCCCTCGGCGTTGCTCTCATCGACGTTTCAACCTCCGGAGTTGTTCTGGCAAAGATACCCGCAGGCCCCGGATTTCAGGTTCCTTTCGCAGAGAAGATAAAGAAAGAGACAGGGATGACGGTCTCCGCAGTGGGACTTATCACCAAGGCACAGGATGCTGAAAACATCGTTGCCGAAGGCAGAGCCGACATAGTGATGATAGGCAGGGGACATCTGGCCAACCATCAGTGGACGATACACGCAGCCCGCGAGCTGGGCGCAGAAGCACCTATTCCGCCCCAGTATCAGCGAGCCTATAGATGA
- a CDS encoding type II toxin-antitoxin system VapB family antitoxin, with protein MATNLAIDDKLLTEAQKISGLKTKKDTVNTALKEFILKRKQEEILPLFGTIDYDEDYDYKALRNRK; from the coding sequence ATGGCGACAAATCTGGCTATTGATGACAAACTTCTTACTGAAGCACAGAAAATAAGCGGTCTCAAAACGAAAAAGGACACCGTCAATACTGCCCTTAAAGAATTTATATTGAAAAGAAAGCAGGAAGAGATTCTTCCTCTCTTCGGAACCATAGATTATGACGAGGATTATGATTATAAAGCTCTGAGAAACCGCAAATGA
- a CDS encoding CcmD family protein, whose protein sequence is MGNFTYLFAGYTVIFVLLGGYFFSLGIRLKNLEDRVESLENK, encoded by the coding sequence ATGGGTAATTTCACATATCTTTTCGCAGGTTACACAGTGATTTTCGTACTTCTCGGAGGCTATTTTTTCAGCCTCGGAATAAGACTTAAAAACCTTGAAGACAGGGTTGAGTCACTGGAAAACAAGTAA